A genomic region of Pyrus communis chromosome 14, drPyrComm1.1, whole genome shotgun sequence contains the following coding sequences:
- the LOC137715779 gene encoding protein transport protein Sec61 subunit beta-like, with translation MARGSSQSQASSSSSATARPGVMAPRGSAAATAGMRRRRVGGSTGSGSIGGGGGGSGAGNNMLRFYTDDAPGLKITPTVVLVMSLCFIGFVTALHVFGKLYLHRSGGGA, from the coding sequence ATGGCTCGAGGTTCATCTCAGTCCCAAGCGTCGTCGTCGTCCTCTGCGACTGCGCGCCCCGGCGTCATGGCCCCGCGGGGCTCGGCCGCCGCGACGGCTGGAATGCGTCGCCGTCGTGTCGGAGGCTCCACCGGCTCCGGAAGCATcggcggaggaggaggcggATCAGGTGCCGGAAACAACATGCTGAGGTTCTACACGGACGACGCTCCTGGCTTGAAGATCACCCCGACTGTTGTCCTCGTCATGAGCCTCTGCTTCATAGGCTTCGTCACGGCTCTTCATGTGTTTGGCAAGCTGTACCTCCACCGATCTGGTGGCGGAGCTTGA